From Hemibagrus wyckioides isolate EC202008001 linkage group LG11, SWU_Hwy_1.0, whole genome shotgun sequence:
AGGCACTTGTggaagtcgctctggataaagccgtctgctaaatgacagaaatgtaagtgTCCAGAGAGGAAAACAGGTGAAGGAGAACAGGAAGCAACTTGTCTCTCCACCTTTCCACAAAATTAAATGTAGCTACAAATGTGCAAAAAGTAAGACatagttctttaataaatactgAATGGGTGGatgtgctgttttaggaaattGATCGATTTCAGAAGCTCTTTCAGTTAGTAGGTTACTAGTCCCGTGAATGAAGGCTGACATTTGAGTGAATGGAAACGTTTTTCCTGTAAAGTCCTTTCAAAGGACCGAATCAGAGTGCAGCTGAAGACAAACAGGAAATGATCTAAAAAAGCTTCTTAAACCGCAAACTGCCTTTCTGAAAGTTATTTTCACATTCAGAACGTGTGAAATAACACATGCTGCTCACTCGCATGGAAACACGGCCTGAAGTATGAGCATtatcacacacatatttatgaCTCATAATAAAATTCCTTTAAAtaaaggtgtgatgtgtgttcgcttaaaagacacacaaatatgcacaaacacctcttcttcttcaccaGGCAACAATTAACAATAAATTTGTGCGTTTCCCCTGCTGTGCCAGCTCTCACTAACTTTTCTCCTCAGGCAAGTCGCAGGTACATGCTTGTGCACATTGTGAGGGATGTAGGTGCTACAGTCAGCTCGCTGCTACACATTTGTGTTTAATTAGTTACCTACACTTACTACTGTTTctccaaaaaaatgtaaattatggTCAGGCCACACCCATAATCAACAACCATAGAGATTGTAACAgttgagtgatgtgtgtacatgtgatttacacacctcacctcaAGTAATATATTTAGTTATTATTCTCGTAGCTCACCACATGAAGACTCATTACCACACCATATTCTGACATGAGCCTGAAAGCATGATGTGTGTTCCTGCTGTGGAGAACTCACAGTGGAGTGTGTCACAACTCAGGGTCCATGTGGTGAATTCGATGGTGTAGCTTGACGTCAAGAGAAGCTTTTCCACTGCCATGTTCACCGTCAGAATTTAGGGCAATTACCACAACCTGTCACTTCACTACCACATTTTTACAAGTCTGACTCTGCAGGAAATTATGGTGAATTCTTATCAGTATCCTGTGGATGCCACATACAGAAtcaccacagagctgctgagttctggatgCTGATTAGTGGTTAGGTGccgattaattctctctaacagcagctctgacagtagctcAGGATGATATTAATGCATTCGTTATCATTTTTTATAGTAACTTATAAATAAGCTAGCTTGACCAGAGCAACTACTAACCTCAGGCACATTCCTGCTTTACCATGCAGGTCCACTCTGTACACCTCGGACTTTCAGTACAACTCTGAAACATGCCACCTGCAGGAGTTTTCTGGCCAATCTGCAGTGGTGGGGTGTATTAGGGATGGACAGGAGTCTGATCACCGGAGACTACTGGATAACTCTGTGGACTGGTGAATTATTTCGGTGTACACTTAAACGACAGACTGGACTGGAAGATCCACACTGAAGCTGTATACAGGAAGAGGACGAGCAGACTCTATTTTCTGAGGAAGCTCAGATCTTTCAATGTCTGTAACAAGATGCTGGAGAACTTCTCCCAGTCTGTGGTGTTGAGTGCCATTTACTGTGCTGTGATCTGCTGGGGGTCAGCATCAGCTCCAAGGATGCCAGCAGGATTAACAAGCTAATTCACAAAGCTGGATCTATCACTGGACACAAAGTGGAGACATTTGAGTCAGTGAGAAATAGGAGGTCACTGGACAAACTGCTCTCCATCACGGACAATCCGTCTCACCcactctacaacacactacagagtcagaGGAGCTCATTCTCCAAAAGACTCGTTCAGGTTCATGCCACAGAGAACGTCACAGGAGAACATTGACtataagttaagttgtctttatttgtcacatatatataactgcacagtgaaattctttcttcacatatcccatccttgggcaTTGGGGTcggagcgcagggtcagccatgatacagcgccctgAGAGCAGGGTGGGTCgggggccttgttcaagggcccaacggtggcagcctggcggtgctggggcttgaaccctgatcgtctggtcaatgacccacttgagctaccaccgccccataacattatacattagctcacctgtgtgtgacaggggataacactctcacactgcactactACAGCCATTAACACTATTTCCAAGACTCTCAAggttcttcatatttattatcttcatcttcatatctactgccagtttgcacatgtgtactgtactgtaatgtaaatactgatgtaAATACGGTTAAATCCACAAGTGTCTTTCCTATCTGCACTGCTACATTTAACTTATTTAATTCTATATTGTCTTAGTCtaatatgagtgtgtttatgtgtgtacatataatttaatatttgatatgtgtgagtgtgcatgttgAATCTTGTTAATggctaagctgctgtaacactaGAATTTCTAAAAATTCTTTAAATCTAGAATCTAGAAATGAATTCTAGAATCTTTAAAATCTATTTCCTAGTCTGAATGAATTTTGGAATAAAGACGTAATTTAGGGAATTAAccaactgaactgaactgctgCAGATCACTGTAAAGTACAgtgtaagtgtaaatgtaaacctTTTGCTTCTCGTATACTGTACACCCGGATccagacacacatatatgcagagactgagagagagaaagatagagagagagacagagagagagagagagagagagagacagagagacagagagagggaagtaAAACATCCTTTCTGTTTCCTGATAGTCTGAATGCACTTTTTAGTAAACAAAATCATAGAGAATCACATGATGCttcactttcactttcacaCATGTGCTAAATATTTCATCTGTATGGAGCTACTGCAATAGTAAAGgacaaaaaaattctttatttagttttgtttattgttaaagTATGGATTCATacaaaaataacaattaaaaatatgtttttattaataaaaaaatcttttaaaaacattttataaaacacagaaagaCATTTCCTGTAGAATGATTTCTGTTATCTTGATTTATAAACATAAATTTTACATATTAATTCGATTTATTGATATATTCCTGGGTCAGAAAGTGCCCAAAAGGCCAGTGCAggtagaaaaatatttttaatgtcatGACACTTAGTATGTCATGACATAGTTTCAAAACACTGTTACCAGGAAACTACAAGATACATGCCACAACAGAGACCTGGCACTGACTGAGGTTACATCAGCTCATAGATAGTGTAAAGACAGAGGGAAATGAACCTTCCagaacatcaacatttacctcagatgtgttgaTAAACAGCTTAAAAAGAAGACAATACATGACTAAAAGTATTTTTTACACAGTGTATAGACATGGGGAGAGTGAAAATTATCCAGGACATCAACAGTTACCTCAGATTTGTTGATAAACTGCTAAGAATATACACTCAATGGCTAAAATTATGCATTCGCTAAAGTATAGTATGTTTTAATAGATCGTGTAAATACACAGTGAGAGTTTATATGAGACAGAACCTTCCagaacatcaacatttacctcagatgtgtctGTAATTCACTACAAAAAGACTTCACCTGAATAGAATTACACTGTCATTTCCCTCAGTATCAACTGCTAATATCAACTGCTAATATGCTAACTATGTGTTGCctttacacaataatacacacggGGGTCAGTGCGGTGTAACACTTTGTGCAAATTTGTGTGGATAATAAAACTGAAGTCTGAATAAAAAGGCTGAAATTTCGAAACCTTACATCCTTCATAGTAAATCGGACTGCGTTCATCTCCGACCGGACTCATACGCCGGGTTAATGAGCGCCTTCCCAGTGTTCCCACGCATGACCTCATACACACCATTAGAGGGCTGCTGCTTTGTTGTGTAATTTCCACGATCATGACACAGCtttacctgcacacacacagagaaaagacAAGTACAGCAGCAGtgattatctgtgtgtgtgtgtgtgtgtgtgtgtgtgtctgtgtgtgtgtctgtgtgtgtgtctgtgtgtgtgtgtgtaccagtataATCAGCAGGAACAGAATGAAGAATGACAGTCCACCAATCACAGCCCAGAAGATCAGTTTACTTTCCTCTTTGTAGACCACTATGGttcctgtaaaacacacacacacacacacacacacaacaggccAAGAATAAATTAGTGGAGAAGAACAATGTGtaaattatatacagtatactgctAGTAAATCACTGCTGCTGTTTTAATCTTTACTTTTTGGGATAAAGCCCCAGTATAAAGCTGCTTACCAGACTGCACTAACAGACAAATTTTCGTGTCACTATCGGTCATAATATCCCCTTTGTTAAAGTGGCACCAGTAAACTCCACCGTCATGCTTGCTCACGTTCTTGAGGAACACTGAGAAATTTCCGAAGTTATTATTTGTCTCCACTCGGCCCTTGAATGGCTCCTCAGGTGTAAGAGTTCCTTCCTGGTAATAGTACGTCACCGTCTGCTTTTCCATGCTTGAAGGAGGAGTGAAAAAGAGACGTTTTATTGTAAATTATTCTATTGTAAATACTCGAATTGTAAATAAATGGTAAAAACTATAAAACGTGACACTGACATGcgagggtgtaactttggtttgagaagtggggggggcacaaaatgggggaaaatgtttttgatttgaattcCATTTCCTGTATTtacatttagggactatggTGATAAAAAATCCAGgaatccaggaaataatgaagttaattataatgataaattctgtcaaaatgaacagtaggctactaaactgcgtatataaaaaagatttttttcaataGTGGCCGATCAGcaagacttgagagaatcattttataaaatattcaccattaatgctttgtgtgtgaataaaatgtaaataatgtgagactcagtttccactgttacacaaacttttattttaaactgagcGCTGAAGCTgaacatgtaaaataaatgacttgtacCAGACGTCCTGTCAGAGACACGTCCACCAAAccgcaggggtttagaatagaaacagcagaaagctttatgaacggtgtgtgtgtgtgtgtgtgtgttacagcactattgtgtaatatcaggtgcagatagacagcagctacattaatatggaattatatgaaaatgttgatcattactttaataattgtctctcatgaataaacacacactcttagttaatgaacaaattaaaatatttacattcctgctgctaattttctgtgcaatgatttttatgatttataGGAATAACCTTCTGTACTCCTTACtgctgtaatccaaaaggatggaacattaataacacaatagatacactactgATTTAGTACAGGACACAGgattctcacacaatctcacaaacataaaaaaaatataaagaacattgtcctccatctgtccattcaatcccatctctccatgtatcctaactgtccacctcatctgtcctctgatatgaaactATCATGATATGAGTTTCTATCAGACTAaccactgagttatgatcatattgagtctGACATAAAACTAACATCTAGAGTCTGCTGGtcattgctgagagaaaatgcgtggtttaaagtcaactcgttttcatgctacacagaatgttcatgaaaatatgataatcctgacctgagctaatttactgaatcaaccaactcacatctcctttctttcttttcatccatgaggacattaaagtcatctgttgctgcttctggcgTTTCATCCCTGATTGTGCCGCAACCGCCATACccgtttattacacctgtttattacacctgtttattacacccgtttattacacctgtttattacacccgtttattacacctgtttattacacctgtttattacacctgtttattacacctgtttattacacccgtttattacacctgtttattacacctgtttattacacctgtttattatacctgtttattacacctgtttattatacctgtttattatacctgtttattacacctgtttattatacccgtttattacacctgtttattacacctgttcattatacctgtttattacacctgtacattatacctgtttattacacctgtacattatacctgtttattacacctgtttattatacccgtttattacacctgtttattacacctgttcattatacctgtttattacacctgtacattatacctgtttattacacctgtttattatacccgtttattacacctgtttattacacctgttcattatacctgtttattacacctgtacattatacctgtttattacacctgtacattatacctgtttattacacctgtacATTACACCATTCAGTGAGCTAGTTTTAGTGTGCACGTGACATTCCTGGATGCAGACGCACGCATCGACACGGGCAGATTCTGTGTGTCCTGCTCGGTCCTGCTCCTCTGTGGCAATGATGGTTAAAAATTCTTAACAAACCAATttgaaagggggggggggcaaaaacaggattttgaaaaatggggggggggtgtcccccctgtccccagtggaaattacgcCCCTGTTGACAAGACCTGCATCATATCAGAGTATTTTGTTTTTACtcttcttttatattttattttagacatattaaacTGACccgtgtagtgtgtaatgttctcctgggtgtgtgtgagaactgaTGAGAACATAAAGAATACTTACTTCTCAGCTACTTGTCTGTAGAGATAAACTCCATCCTGATCGTTCTTTGTGACAGGACACCTGATGATGGCTGTTGCCTCAACAGTCACAAACAGGGgtgtacacactccatcactgccTGTACAAAACACTTTATATTAACATATAgacatacatataaatatacacatcaGTACAATACATTACTTATGAGTCACTGTAGGCAggagataaaagaaaaagaatgaaacatCAGATTCAGGAGACTAAATGAAGTAGGACGCTCTGCTAAAGCTGAAAAACACTGATAACTGATTCAATGATTGTCttcatttttaagcatttaaaGTTTACAGTTCAATCACTGGAGCTTCAGTCACTCCTGAAACCAGACTACATCACAACTCAGGAGAGAAAATACTCCTAAAGAAATGACaaacaagatacacacacacacacacacacacacacctgaagatGAGCCGTAGTGGAGGATCACAGCGAGcaggatgagtgtgtatagtgaaGGATGCTTCATCTCTTCTGCTGCAAAAACATTTTGTCTCTCAAAGGCATTTCATTCGcacatcacacccacacacccgaGCATgcgcataaacacacacacacatttaactgtTACACATAGGCAGTGTGAAGGTGCAGCAGCTTTCTGATGAAGATCATTCACTAGAAATCCTCCACATGATGAGATGCAGTGTTTTTTAAATTGGGAAACAGAGGAATGTCACCATAATGTCCATCTTCCTCAGTGCGTATTCAGAATATTCATCAGTTCAGTAGGGttcaataataaaacataatcaATCTGACATGAACACTTCAAGATATTTAtataacacactgctctataatcATAGAAACAACACCATTCCCATGTTTGTGTCTTTACCTgcatgtgttagtgtatcatatgaACCTGAACATAACGAACAGCACCGAGTTACTGGGTCACGTGCGTTACTGGCTCTGctttataataaaaacattttaataaaatatataatgataAATACGAACTGGGTAAGCGATATCTCGGGCTGAACCAACAGCACCGGAAGTGTCCACTAAAGACACAAGAAAGGTTCGGAACCTTCAAAAACTCCTACAATTCAAGAACTCCAACTTGTGAAGCTGACCGAACTCTTCTCACAATACAGTGATATCTAAAGAAAAGTCAAATATGGATAAGGACATAGATTTAAGAAAGTAATACAAGAAAAAATCTCACCAGCTGCGCGCGCgcggacgagtgtgtgtgtgtgtgtgtgtgtgcgcggatgagtgtgtgtgta
This genomic window contains:
- the LOC131362225 gene encoding uncharacterized protein LOC131362225; translation: MKHPSLYTLILLAVILHYGSSSGSDGVCTPLFVTVEATAIIRCPVTKNDQDGVYLYRQVAENMEKQTVTYYYQEGTLTPEEPFKGRVETNNNFGNFSVFLKNVSKHDGGVYWCHFNKGDIMTDSDTKICLLVQSGTIVVYKEESKLIFWAVIGGLSFFILFLLIILVKLCHDRGNYTTKQQPSNGVYEVMRGNTGKALINPAYESGRR